The following proteins are encoded in a genomic region of Clostridium kluyveri:
- the spoVB gene encoding stage V sporulation protein B, with protein MKRDRFLKSSLILIFANSITSVFAFIFSIILSRKLGAEGMGLYGLIMPVYDLFVCLLSGGMVTALSKVAAVYFSKDDFNNLNNSIDVSLTFNSVLATFIVCIIFINAPYIGIKIIKDPRAIHAIQVMCPGIFFIALSSILKGYFYGISQVKIPAIIDISEKFLRIALIVIIISLFSLKDIRSTVTAAYVTLAIGEFISFAILYMMYRIKKKGLKFNSSYYEDKIQLLFNVLVISFPLCLNGFLTTALSAISTLIVPRRLVASGIEYNLALSMIGKFDGMALNIIFLPITIINSMSIVLIPDLSEKMNNRDYWAIEHRVSQIIKISLFLGIATMILCITLSGYLGELFYKRYDLDSYIKFAALSAPVVFVSISTFGILNGIGKQNIILRNSLISSVIELVLIYILTGIPWINIYGCGISLIITYFTILILNMHEIIKENFYGHS; from the coding sequence ATGAAAAGAGACCGATTTTTAAAAAGTTCACTTATTTTAATTTTTGCAAATTCAATCACCTCTGTATTTGCATTTATATTTTCTATAATATTATCCAGAAAATTAGGTGCAGAGGGCATGGGGCTTTATGGGCTTATAATGCCTGTATACGACTTATTTGTATGTCTACTATCGGGAGGTATGGTAACAGCCTTATCCAAAGTAGCCGCTGTATATTTTAGCAAAGACGATTTTAATAATTTAAACAACTCTATAGATGTATCTCTTACCTTTAACTCTGTATTAGCTACATTTATAGTATGTATAATATTTATAAATGCCCCTTACATAGGAATAAAAATAATAAAGGATCCAAGAGCTATACACGCCATTCAAGTTATGTGTCCCGGTATATTTTTTATAGCCCTTTCTTCCATACTTAAAGGTTATTTTTATGGAATATCACAGGTAAAAATACCAGCTATTATAGATATATCCGAAAAATTTTTAAGAATTGCCTTAATAGTAATTATAATATCTTTATTTTCCTTGAAGGATATAAGGAGTACTGTAACTGCGGCCTATGTGACTTTAGCCATTGGAGAATTTATAAGTTTTGCCATCTTATATATGATGTATAGAATTAAAAAGAAAGGACTAAAATTTAATTCTTCCTACTATGAAGATAAAATACAACTTTTATTTAATGTACTTGTTATATCTTTTCCCCTCTGTCTGAATGGATTTTTAACTACAGCACTTTCTGCAATTTCCACTTTAATAGTACCAAGAAGACTTGTAGCCTCCGGTATAGAATATAACCTGGCCTTAAGCATGATAGGTAAGTTTGACGGTATGGCTCTTAATATAATCTTTCTGCCTATTACCATTATAAATTCCATGTCCATAGTGCTGATTCCGGATTTATCTGAAAAAATGAATAACAGAGATTATTGGGCCATAGAACATAGGGTGTCTCAGATAATAAAGATATCTCTTTTTCTGGGCATTGCCACTATGATACTATGTATTACCCTGTCTGGATATTTGGGAGAATTATTTTATAAAAGATATGATCTTGATTCCTACATAAAATTTGCTGCACTATCTGCTCCTGTAGTATTTGTTTCCATTTCCACTTTCGGTATTTTAAATGGCATTGGAAAGCAAAATATAATACTTAGAAACTCCCTTATTTCTTCTGTTATAGAACTTGTATTAATATACATACTTACAGGCATTCCATGGATAAACATATATGGATGCGGTATAAGTTTGATTATAACCTATTTTACTATTCTTATTTTAAATATGCATGAAATTATAAAGGAAAACTTCTATGGTCATTCATAG
- a CDS encoding zinc dependent phospholipase C family protein, translating to MKHEIEKTYGNAVKRIFFAVNPIKKKLMKTNCTVHKFIMIQSIAILQNDGYQEEYNFFRKYIKALNAGVTWADQDFKSSNHFYHVNREKGLYGFSDALTECRKYYSQSLQLFNIGQIEKALFYFGASCHLVQDVTVPHHVNNRLLNSHRKFELWIISRLMTDYSFIAEDGVIIYENLEDFIKNNAIMANSIYIKNSNIESINEKYGKIASVILKEAQRTTAGFMIKYYEKVKNFKILP from the coding sequence ATGAAGCATGAAATTGAGAAAACCTATGGAAATGCTGTAAAGAGAATATTTTTTGCAGTAAATCCCATTAAGAAAAAACTTATGAAAACCAATTGTACCGTTCATAAATTCATAATGATACAATCCATTGCAATATTACAAAATGATGGATACCAGGAGGAATATAATTTTTTTAGGAAATATATAAAAGCTTTAAATGCAGGAGTAACCTGGGCGGATCAGGACTTTAAGAGTTCCAATCATTTCTATCATGTAAACAGAGAAAAAGGATTATATGGATTTTCAGATGCACTGACAGAATGTAGAAAATATTATAGTCAGTCCTTACAGCTTTTTAATATTGGTCAAATAGAAAAAGCTTTATTTTATTTCGGTGCATCCTGCCACCTTGTTCAGGATGTCACAGTTCCACATCATGTGAATAATAGGCTTTTAAACAGTCATAGAAAGTTTGAACTCTGGATAATAAGCAGACTTATGACAGATTATTCTTTCATAGCAGAAGATGGAGTTATAATATATGAAAATCTGGAAGATTTTATAAAAAATAATGCTATAATGGCAAATAGTATTTATATAAAAAATAGCAATATAGAGTCTATAAATGAAAAGTATGGTAAAATAGCTTCAGTTATTTTAAAAGAAGCTCAGAGGACTACCGCAGGCTTTATGATTAAATACTATGAAAAAGTAAAAAACTTTAAAATTCTCCCATAA
- a CDS encoding B12-binding domain-containing radical SAM protein, which translates to MKILLTALNSKFIHSNLAVRYLKAYTRELPYNCVIREFTINDRREKILEEIIGEKPDIVAFSCYIWNIEYIKSLAVLIKLVNPSIKILYGGPEVSYDSCNILKNMAGEYIIMGEGEDTYYEFVEFQIKYFNKGKENIDSQFFLDLKEIKGLCFKWQGKIFLNEDRELMDMNNIAFPYEEQDNLKNKIVYYEASRGCPFSCKYCLSSTIHKVRFLDIERVKREIKFLIDKNIALIKFVDRTFNCNPKFTLELWKFIIGCDTQTTFHFEISADILTEEEIALLKESPKGRIQFEIGVQTTNENVLNNINRYVKFKDIKDKVKKIKANNNIKQHLDLIAGLPGEDFKSFKKSFNEVYSLQPEEIQMGFLKLLKGSPMREEAIKWKMVYSPYAPYEILSTNHITYDEIVVLKKIEHMVDKYYNSGKFANIIKYFIRKFEQAFDFYYSLAMFFHDKGYFNRSISSADYYKVFLEFQEEYFNESSMELKEIIKYDYLKFNKKKWLPGFLVRERSKEEEDYIKEKIEKENIKLSKKYHIEKFFINVEKLLKSSVLEKKEGYVIFDDMGNKELYLFHNI; encoded by the coding sequence ATGAAGATACTGTTAACAGCACTTAATTCAAAATTTATTCACAGTAATCTGGCAGTAAGATATTTAAAAGCCTATACTAGAGAACTCCCTTATAATTGTGTTATAAGAGAATTTACTATAAATGACAGGAGAGAAAAGATATTAGAGGAAATTATAGGGGAGAAGCCTGACATAGTGGCTTTTTCCTGTTATATATGGAATATAGAATATATTAAGTCATTAGCTGTACTTATTAAACTTGTAAATCCCTCCATTAAAATATTGTATGGAGGACCTGAAGTATCCTATGACAGCTGTAATATTTTAAAGAATATGGCAGGAGAATATATAATAATGGGGGAAGGGGAAGATACCTACTATGAATTTGTAGAGTTTCAGATAAAGTATTTCAACAAAGGGAAAGAAAATATTGATTCTCAATTTTTTTTGGATTTAAAGGAAATAAAAGGACTCTGCTTTAAATGGCAAGGCAAAATATTTTTAAATGAAGATAGAGAATTAATGGATATGAATAATATAGCATTCCCCTATGAAGAACAGGATAATTTAAAAAATAAAATTGTATATTATGAAGCCAGTAGAGGATGTCCTTTTTCATGTAAATACTGTCTTTCTTCCACTATTCATAAAGTTAGATTTTTAGACATAGAAAGGGTAAAGAGAGAAATTAAATTTTTAATAGATAAAAATATAGCTCTTATAAAATTTGTAGACAGAACTTTTAACTGTAATCCTAAATTCACCCTAGAACTTTGGAAATTTATAATAGGGTGTGATACACAAACCACTTTCCATTTTGAAATTTCTGCAGATATTCTTACGGAAGAGGAAATAGCGTTATTGAAAGAATCCCCAAAGGGAAGAATTCAATTTGAAATTGGAGTTCAAACTACCAATGAAAATGTGTTAAATAATATAAACAGATATGTTAAATTTAAAGATATAAAAGATAAAGTAAAAAAAATTAAAGCAAATAATAATATAAAACAGCATTTAGATTTGATAGCAGGACTTCCAGGGGAAGATTTTAAATCTTTTAAAAAATCCTTTAATGAGGTGTACTCCCTGCAGCCAGAAGAGATCCAAATGGGATTTTTAAAGTTATTAAAAGGCTCCCCTATGAGAGAAGAGGCTATAAAGTGGAAAATGGTGTATTCTCCCTACGCCCCTTATGAAATTCTAAGTACCAATCATATAACCTACGATGAAATTGTAGTTTTGAAAAAAATAGAACATATGGTAGATAAATATTATAATTCTGGAAAGTTTGCAAATATAATAAAGTATTTTATTCGCAAATTTGAACAGGCATTTGATTTTTATTATAGTCTTGCGATGTTTTTTCATGATAAAGGATATTTTAATAGAAGTATATCCTCTGCAGATTACTATAAAGTATTTTTAGAATTTCAGGAAGAATATTTTAATGAAAGCAGTATGGAACTTAAGGAGATAATAAAATATGATTATTTAAAATTCAATAAGAAAAAATGGCTTCCTGGTTTTTTAGTAAGGGAAAGGAGTAAGGAGGAAGAAGATTACATAAAAGAAAAAATTGAAAAAGAAAATATAAAATTATCTAAAAAGTATCATATAGAAAAATTTTTTATAAATGTAGAAAAATTATTAAAGTCATCTGTATTGGAAAAAAAAGAGGGATATGTAATATTTGATGATATGGGAAATAAAGAACTATATTTATTTCATAATATCTGA
- a CDS encoding ECF transporter S component yields MNNNVRKLTYAGLLTALAIIIPTTFGFLKIQAGPFTATLASHVPMFLSMFLGPFAAVMVGIGSVIGFLITSPAVIAARACSHIFVGLAGAYMLKRGISFRNVVLFTSPIHAVLEAIAVIPFGFTMYKVLVVIGAGTFIHHMVDGIIAAVIVGILARSLSLNLKEI; encoded by the coding sequence ATGAATAACAATGTAAGAAAACTTACTTATGCAGGACTTTTAACTGCTTTAGCTATTATAATTCCTACTACTTTTGGATTCTTAAAGATACAAGCAGGACCTTTTACTGCTACACTGGCTTCTCATGTACCTATGTTTTTATCCATGTTTTTGGGCCCTTTTGCAGCAGTAATGGTGGGCATAGGCTCTGTCATTGGATTTTTGATAACCTCACCAGCTGTAATAGCTGCAAGAGCTTGTAGTCATATATTTGTTGGACTAGCAGGTGCCTATATGCTGAAAAGAGGAATTTCTTTTAGAAATGTAGTATTATTTACTTCACCTATACATGCTGTACTTGAAGCCATAGCTGTAATACCTTTTGGATTTACTATGTATAAAGTTCTTGTAGTTATAGGAGCAGGTACGTTTATTCATCATATGGTAGATGGAATCATTGCTGCTGTTATTGTGGGAATACTTGCTAGAAGCTTAAGTTTGAATTTAAAGGAAATATAA
- a CDS encoding aspartyl-phosphate phosphatase Spo0E family protein, translating to MKTYLKNLDIEINQLKQTLYILMKTRDLTDDIVVKCSKKLDKLILEYQKNNFKE from the coding sequence ATGAAAACTTATTTAAAAAATTTGGACATAGAAATAAATCAACTAAAACAGACTTTGTACATATTAATGAAAACAAGAGATCTTACCGACGATATAGTTGTTAAATGCAGTAAAAAATTGGACAAGTTAATTTTGGAGTACCAAAAAAACAATTTCAAAGAATAA